The sequence GACCCCGACCACCACGACCCCGACCACCACGACCCCGACCACCACGACCCCGACCACCACGACCACGCCCAAGTCACCCAGCTGCAGCGAGACGCGCCCCTGCAGCCCGCCAGGGAGCCGTCCGAGCACGAAAAGCGGCTGCTCGAGAAGAAGCGCATGGTGGACAAGTCGCCCATCCTGCTGCTCGTCGGCCCCCCAGGCACCGGCAAGACGTCGCTCGCAAAGTCGGTCGCCACCGCCCTGGGCCGCAAGTTCCACCGCATCTCGCTCGGCGGCGTCCGCGACGAGGCGGAGATCAGAGGCCACCGCCGCACCTACGTCGCCGCCATGCCCGGTCTCGTCGTCGGCGGCCTCAAGAAGGTCGGCGTCGCCAACCCCGTCTTCCTCCTCGACGAGATCGACAAGCTCGCCGGCTCCAACCACAACGGCGACCCCAGCGCCGCCATGCTCGAGGTCCTCGACCCAGAGCAGAACCACGCCTTCACAGACCACTACGTCAACATCCCCATCGACCTGTCCAAGGTCCTCTTCATCGCCACCGCCAACTCGCTCGACACCATCCCGCCCCCGCTCCTCGACCGCATGGAGACCATCCAGCTGTCCGGCTACACAACGCTGGAGAAGCGCCACATCGCCAAGCGCCATCTGATCCCCAAGCAGATCACCACAAACGGCCTGCGCCAGACCGACCTCGTGATCCCCACCGACGTCCTGGACAAGATCATCACCGCCTACACGCGCGAGTCGGGCGTGCGCAACCTCGAGCGCGAGATTGGCTCCGTCTGCCGCACAAAGGCCGTCGAGTATGCCACCTGCGCCGACACGGACACGCTCGCCACCTACTCGCCCCTCGTCACCCTCAACGACCTCGACGCCACCCTCGGCATCGAAAGGTTCGCCGAGGAGCTCACCGAGCAACACACGCGCCCGGGCGTCATCACAGGCCTCGTCGCCTACTCCTCGGGCGGCCAAGGCTCCATCCTCTTCATCGAAATCGCAGACATGCCCGGCACCGGGCGCGTCCAACTCACGGGCAAGCTGGGCGACGTCCTCAAGGAAAGCGTCGAGGTCGCCCTGACGTGGGTGAAATCCCACGCCTTCGCCCTGGGCCTCGCAGACAAAGGCGTCGACATTATGAAATCCCGCTCCATCCACGTCCACTGCCCCTCCGGCGCCATCCCCAAGGACGGCCCCAGCGCTGGCCTCGCGCAcaccctcgccctcgtcaGCCTCTTCACCGGCCAGCCCGTCCCGCCCTCGCTCGCCATGACGGGCGAGGTGTCCCTCCGAGGCCGCGTGCTGCCTGTCGGCGGCATCAAAGAGAAGCTCATCGGCGCCATGCGCGCCGGCGTCGAGCGCGTCCTGCTGCCCGAGGCCAACCGCAAGGACGCCAGGGAGCTGCCGGACGAGGTCAAGCACGGTCTGCGCATCGAGTTTGTGAGCCACATCTGGGAGGCGCTGGGGCTTGTGTGGCCCGAGCGCTGGGAGCGGGCCCGTGTGCATGTCAGCGAGAGTCGGCTGTAGGCAACATGAATCCACTGCATGCGAGGGAAAGAATGCGAAGAGAATGCACTGCTGGTCCCAAGGCGTTTGGCGTGTTCCGGCCTTCTGTACCGTATTGTTGTTTAGCGATCCATCTTTCTCTCTATTAATactactctctctctctacccCTTGCTGGTCCTTGACGTGGCGTCCTCTTCCTTTTCTTGTTTCTATTTAAAAAATTATCTTTTTTGCTAATACTACTCTTACTACTGTTTTCTCTTTACTGTGTAGTACTCTATTCTCTTTCCTAATACTTCTATTATACTATCTCTTTTTTTCACTAttctttatactatatttactttctctctttctctcttttctcttgttataggcttagaccttgtctaagccttaagcgagacaggGCAgtcacgtgccctacagacatattagaaggacacgcaacatgttacctccttaagagatacaatactatattaacccttattacatcctaccctaaggctagtctataacatttgtatctcttcttctaggagaacagctagcacttgtactaTATCAGccagctcctagaataaccccttagacaaatctgtccccttaaccctttagaaatttatagcctagatgttacagtttataataaacttatagtaagccttattagctgctaataagtatatagcattgcttaagtataataactctaatatatgCGTATTTATAGAGTCCCTAGTATAAATAGCTAACacctatactagacctacgtctacagtcctattgtCCTCCTTAGAAGcaacgctgtacctattaatGTCTActctagcccctaacctgccttataaagcgctgtttttagtGTCTACCTTAGGCCTGTATACCCCTATACAGACgtctatagcctataggaaacctcttcctataggtaaggcctttactaggaataaatccttatttaaggtgtagtaggttataatagaatataagctgtaggtagacatgtcctttattagtaggctataggacatatttacctttatatagtcctagcttagcGCGTCTATacaataagatatagctctattctttaagattaggggtacctaagatatatagagcctagaggacttcctagcatacctagaattctgctacagcaacaactacagctaggaacaggcctaggcaaagctagaaagcgtctgttaaggtcctaacaagttattcttagacttttttatctagtttaagcagctactagtgcaaagtggcggcctctactaggatagagaacaacacctattaaagctctgctaggctctaaacgtaaatatctataatatagtaataaactaagaagtaacttatatagattataatgtagctgttatagagtataagtctattactgtagatattaagactatagctatagaaaactagctgtACTATACTtctacctaggcgctgcctaagtgtaataaggatagtaatgttaagataacagttatgtctgtagtttacacta is a genomic window of Ascochyta rabiei chromosome 16, complete sequence containing:
- a CDS encoding Endopeptidase La gives rise to the protein MGKTKVLPLIPLAPPLAVLPGTSVKIPITNRSDVAAILAKIYSVSPTARPDAAITVACVPLNARSLAPDGRLLGEGERGESDGHSHSHSHSHGHSNSNSNSNNNNNNSNSNSNSHAYESDPVQASRRDIFGYACVAKVSGVQGRRQGELSLVVEGLQRVRVVQVLQERPYFEGALAAVDEYELVDEADAPDAPDAPDVGLEQPFALLKQLSRELLALVRLSAMLPRAPTVALSPIVARRLELYIARKPLSDAGSLADFMANVVDCTHAEKLRVLAAVDPRHRVDRVIEILQRQITAIQTSTRLTLTAAPAPTPRFDLDQLRRIQQQALIKRAKRGADGLTPPFPPGQQQGDDEPNELDELKKRLLDAQLSPDAEKVAQRELQRLQKMNPAQAEYQVCRNYLENLAEIPWSKTTLDHLDASTLPRARKQLDDDHYGLDKIKKRLLEYLAVLKLKEQANRSLDDQIRALTEGPTSTPTPTLTPDPDPDHHDPDHHDPDHHDPDHHDPDHHDPDHHDHAQVTQLQRDAPLQPAREPSEHEKRLLEKKRMVDKSPILLLVGPPGTGKTSLAKSVATALGRKFHRISLGGVRDEAEIRGHRRTYVAAMPGLVVGGLKKVGVANPVFLLDEIDKLAGSNHNGDPSAAMLEVLDPEQNHAFTDHYVNIPIDLSKVLFIATANSLDTIPPPLLDRMETIQLSGYTTLEKRHIAKRHLIPKQITTNGLRQTDLVIPTDVLDKIITAYTRESGVRNLEREIGSVCRTKAVEYATCADTDTLATYSPLVTLNDLDATLGIERFAEELTEQHTRPGVITGLVAYSSGGQGSILFIEIADMPGTGRVQLTGKLGDVLKESVEVALTWVKSHAFALGLADKGVDIMKSRSIHVHCPSGAIPKDGPSAGLAHTLALVSLFTGQPVPPSLAMTGEVSLRGRVLPVGGIKEKLIGAMRAGVERVLLPEANRKDARELPDEVKHGLRIEFVSHIWEALGLVWPERWERARVHVSESRL